A genomic stretch from Coffea arabica cultivar ET-39 chromosome 10c, Coffea Arabica ET-39 HiFi, whole genome shotgun sequence includes:
- the LOC140016180 gene encoding uncharacterized protein encodes MAQDVLSCVISRIGECRSNELVEFMWREHSKYESDFSVLDSLMRAFVNADMGSQALKIWDRMRKVRIRPSLSAVSIFFAPLIRVGDYGSVWKLFRDMIQRGPCPNIFVYNVMILGFCRKGCVRTGESLLFLMRKYGCEPDVIAHNLLISAYCVRGWTSHALNWAHFVAESGCEPSTATFVTIINALCKEGNIVEARKIFEEMQEMGVSPGTVTYNALMDGHVKAREIGNYKYGREDDGNRFLRELSMMALIPDCSISDMSISGLCWAGRLDEALHLLKTMLEKGIPVSIIAINSLICAYSRAGLHEKAFEVYNIMTKFGLTPPVSTSTSLLIGLTKVGKLQIGLDIFTGKMHQNGRT; translated from the exons ATGGCACAGGATGTTCTCTCTTGTGTAATTAGTAGAATTGGTGAATGTAGGAGTAATGAGTTGGTAGAGTTTATGTGGAGAGAGCATAGCAAGTATGAGTCAGATTTCTCGGTTCTTGATTCTTTGATGAGGGCGTTTGTGAATGCAGATATGGGTTCCCAAGCATTGAAAATCTGGGATAGAATGAGGAAGGTCAGAATTAGACCAAGTTTATCAGCTGTTAGCATTTTCTTTGCGCCGCTAATTAGAGTTGGTGATTATGGTAGTGTATGGAAGTTATTTAGAGATATGATCCAAAGGGGACCTTGCCCGAATATTTTTGTGTATAATGTGATGATTCTTGGCTTTTGTAGAAAAGGGTGTGTTAGAACAGGAGAAAGCTTGTTGTTTTTGATGAGGAAGTATGGTTGTGAACCTGATGTAATTGCACATAATTTGCTAATAAGTGCATATTGTGTGAGAGGCTGGACATCTCATGCTCTGAATTGGGCGCATTTTGTGGCGGAAAGCGGTTGTGAACCAAGCACTGCCACATTTGTTACAATTATTAATGCACTCTGCAAGGAGGGCAACATTGTAGAAGCAAGGAAAATATTTGAAGAAATGCAAGAAATGGGTGTTTCACCAGGCACTGTGACATACAATGCTTTGATGGATGGCCATGTAAAGGCAAGAGAAATTG GAAACTACAAATATGGGAGGGAAGATGATGGCAACAGGTTCTTAAGGGAATTATCTATGATGGCTTTGATTCCTGATTGTTCAATATCTGACATGTCCATTTCAGGATTGTGTTGGGCAGGAAGGTTAGATGAGGCTTTGCACTTACTGAAGACTATGCTTGAGAAGGGCATACCTGTTAGCATAATTGCCATCAATTCGCTCATTTGTGCTTACAGCAGAGCAGGACTGCATGAGAAAGCTTTTGAAGTGTATAACATAATGACAAAATTTGGTCTTACTCCTCCTGTTTCCACATCTACTTCTCTGCTGATAGGTCTAACTAAAGTAGGGAAGCTTCAAATTGGATTGGATATTTTCACTGGAAAAATGCATCAAAATGGTAGAACGTAG